The Vigna angularis cultivar LongXiaoDou No.4 chromosome 6, ASM1680809v1, whole genome shotgun sequence genome contains the following window.
GACTCAATTTCCATGCTGGCTGTGCGGCTCTTTCTATTTCTTCGATCCTGGAAGTGATATAGAATAGATGTTTGGCTTAAATTAATAAATCCAATAGAAGTGACTGATGAAGAGTTCATGTAATATCCAGAAACTCATACATTCAAACATACACATACAAAACCAGAGGATCCATGGCATTCAACATTTAGTAACTGGTAACTAATCATGAAAGGGGCATGCATACGGGTAGATGAATTCTGAGAATAAATTTGGTAACATGTTATTGATTTACTAGTCATTCAAAAATATCAAGTTCAAAAAAACAATTCCACATAGAGAAGAAGCTTAACACACTAGAATTACAAAAAGGCTATTGAGTTAGTGTGTACTCCCCAATGATGTGTCAAGTAGCAAGGAGCGAAACAAACATCCAAAGTCccaaattgagataaaaattcAGATTCTGTAGCAAAAGTTAAATATGAGAAGATAAGACAAAGAATGAACCTCTCGGAATGGATATTCATCGGCTTCAAGCATTCTCACAACCTGACTCATTTTAGGCCTCTTTTCTGCTTCAGGATCAACACACTTAAGTGCAACCAGAAGAGAACGCTTTAAAGCACGTGTTGATGGTGTCACTTCAAGCCTTGAATCCACAACTTCCTCGGCCCTTCTCGTCCCCACCATCATCTTGAGCCATTCAACAAGATTCACCTGTAATGAggataatcaaaatattatcaGCTATACAAAAAGCAAAACAAAGATCACTTCTCATGCAAAAGAAAGTTAGAAGCAGTACATTAGGCACTGCTTAAGTAATTCATACCTCATTAGCAGGACGTGAATAGTCCACAGGATCCCTTCCAGTAACTGCTTCTAGCAGGAGAACACCAAAGCTGTAAATGTCACTCCTCTCATTTAACAAACCCGTATTGGCATATTCTGGTGCCACATAACTGAAATTGGAAACAGGAGTAAGTTTCCATTCATGCAATCCTTTAAAAGTATTTGTAAAGTGGATACCAAAACATTTTACATACCCAAACGTTCCCATTACTCTAGTAGTAATGTGACTTTCTCCTGAGTCCAAAAGTTTGGCCAAACCAAAGTCAGAAACTTTTGCATTGAACTCAGTATCAATCAATATGTTGCTAGACTTGATATCCCGGTGAACGACTTTCGGTTCTATTGCTTCATGTAAATAAGCCAGTCTGCCACCAGTAACAGGAAACAGGGAGCTTAATCAGTGGAACTAAGCCTAATGTTGAAATTGCTATAATATTAAGTTAAGTATCCAATGGAGCAAGCACCAACATAAAACTATGGAAAAGATAATAATCTAGGCAACAGGTCCCTTGTGCCCTATGTTTAGGGATTTAACAGTGGAGCAGATTAGCAGAGAAACACATAGCTGTGTTGTCCAGAATCCTAGTGGAGCAAATAAATTGCAAAAGACATGACTATATATCCTACAAAGTAGCAATATCAGCCTTTACTCTCAAATTACATTGATGACATTCTTTGGTACACATTAAAAACTGATTGTTTAATTTTGATACACTAACAGTGTGACAAGTTTAACATGGTCAACCATTTAGATATCAccataaatatgaattttaaaatagttatcaCAAAATGCTTTCACTGCAATTTTTCATAAGTCAACATAAATAATTCATACTGTCCTCTGTTTGAAGTTTTCAAATAAAACTTACGCTTTGGCTGTGCCAGTTATAACTTTCATCCGCGCTTCCCAGGTAAGTATCCCTTGTTGGCTCATAGCCCCATGTAGCCATTGTTCTAAGTTACCATTGTTCACATATTCATACACCAGTAACCTGCAAATCAGATGGCAACCACACTTATTAAGAAAAGACAATCAAAAGAGCTTGCTTCAGTtcaaattttcaacaaaaaagtAAGACTAAGGCcatcacaaaaaataaagttaGTAATGTGATCCAGTATATAAGGGAATATTTTCATTTGTGATATTTTGATACATTAAGAACACCAAGTTTACCTGTGAACTCCTTCTACGCAATAACCAAGTAAGCGCACAAGATTTTTATGTCTCACATGGCCAATAGCTTCCACTTCCACCCTGAACTCTTTCTCTGCTTGTCCCCTGTGAATTCAACACATTATGCAATTATGGAGCAAGTTCAAAGATCATTGCTCAATCAAGAAATAGCAGCAATAGATGACAGTCACAGGATAAACCATCAAGTGTTCTTACAAGTTGTTAAGAATTTTCTTAACTGCCACCTCGGATCCATTGATCAATCTTCCCCTGTAAACAACCCCATATCCACCCTCACCAATCACATTTTCTGGAGAGAAGCGACTAGTTGCAAGTTCCAGATCTCTTAGTGTGAACCAGTGACCCCACCCAAGATGAGAAATTTCTGGCAAGCCAACTAGAGGAGAGGCAGTTATCACTCCTCCAAATGCCAATGTAGACTGCTTCTTAACAGTGCCGGAGCTTCCTTCTTCCCCTGACATTGAACTAAATCCTCTCTCGTGATGATAAACTGAGCTGCACTGACTGATATTATCAGCATCGCTGGATTTGCTTTTGCGCAAATGAACTAAGAACTTGTCAGAATTGTTCTCACTTGCTTTGTCATGAACAGGAATAGCTACACTTTCTGCTTGATCATAAGAAGTCTGCACCCCAACCTTGTCAACTCTGATGTCTTTTGAGACATGCGGTATTTGTGACAAAGAGAACTTGTCCAGAGATCTCCTAGACTTTCTCCGAAACATCACCCATACAGATAATGCACAAAGAATCAGAACTATAAAAGCACCAACACCAATCCCAATCAAAACCCATAATTTCAATCCCAGAAACGAAGTCTTCTTCGATAATTCCACGTGCAAAGAATTGTTTGCTGACATGCTTGGATCCAAAAATGAGTCAATCAAATATGTCCACCAAACTTTTCAGCGTACAATCAAGACATTCCCACCTGAATGCAAGAACATGGTTAAGTATTCAACATTCCAATTTACAGCCAATGTTCAAGTTCATGCAGTAAAGCCtcataaaccaaacaaaaaaccAAATCAGCATCTCATCTAATCACCAAttccaccttttttttttatcaaaatcaaacataaTCTGGCTGCAGCATTTAAACCAATTTGCGGAAATTCAGGTATTCTGAACCATAAACTACTGCAACACTTCAACAAATCAGAAATCCATTTGCGATCACATCACTCCGATCAGAAAAGCGataataaatttacaatttataagGAAAATAAGGAGCCCTCCACTGTCTCAAGCAATTTTAATCACAACAAAATATCCAACAAGACTAAAAAAGCAAACTTGTAAAGCATCActaataatcaaaacaaacaaaaggcAAACCCAAATGCCATTTTTTcccaaaaatatacaaaaacaaaaaagtggCTCTAAAAGACGCAAAGCACTCACCTTTGTATTGATCTATATCACCCTCCTTGATCCTCTATCTCCAGCACCCACAGGGGCAACAAAGGGCCTTCTCTCTGAACCCAAACAGACCCAATGAGCATAGATAGACGCAGCAATGGCAGAACAATAGAAGAAAAAAGCACAACAAGCCCTGCAAAACCCAGATGCTGCAAAAAGATGCAGAGTCTGATATGCAGTTAGCTATAGTGGATTGTGACCTCAAGTGGGTCACAACTAAACCCAAGGCAAGACCAAGATAACaggaaataaataaacaaaaattgataGGAATGCCAGACAAACGTACTatttttatgaagaaaaaaaaatgccaggagagagagaaagagtgaaaATGGCTAGATTTTGGTGTAGGAAAAAACAATGGTGGTGGGGAAAACGGTTGGTGGGCACTGTGCTTCAGGATGAGAGCGGGACCTAACTAGCTGGAAAGGAAACCTGGTTTGTAACGGAGGAAaccagagagagagagagagaaacagtAAAGGGAAAGCAAAAATGTAATAAACAGGTGAAGCATTTATAGCTGGAAGCAAAAAGTGTATTAAATAAGCTAACAACAAAAGTAgagtgaagagagaaaaagaggagAGAGAAATAATAAGTGGGTTGATGAGAGAGAGAGTCAACCTCAATCCAACAGGGTTGAACTCCAAACCAAATCTAGCTTCTTCTGAGGTATACTCACCAAACTGTCCTATTTGTatgaacagaaaaataaatatttaataaaatgctTACATTCCAAATCTTAAAAGCGTTTTAATTTTTTGGTGATAGAAACTTTAGAGTTTGATCTTCAGATTTCTCATTTTTTGCAAGCACTCCTTcaatactttttctttattttccatcacacaatatatattactaaaatttaaaagatgaaCTTTTTGAggtattaaacttattttaagaaTGTAACATCTTTTTAAACACGTGTGAAAGAATAAGTGGGTTGTTTCATAGCATATTGGTGTCTAAAGTAAGATTTAAAgactattttttagttatatttcaTCTTATATAAAGAAATGAATAAACTTATAGCTTACACGGTAAAGGAAACTATATTTGATGAATTTTGGTGTTATTTtaaaggattaaatatatttttatcccttaacttttagtgaaaattggaattagttcttttttaaaattttgacctAATTCAGTCTTCTAACTTTAGAAATGTatgaatttagttcttttaaccaaattttgttaattttaattgatatttcaAACGCGTTTTTCAGTTAACATTGAAGGAAAGATGTGTCAAACAGTGTAAACAACccaaatgctatcatgaaacctgcttgaaacatcaaataaacctaaaaaatttagttaaaaggactaaattcatacatttctaaagtttggaaactaaattaaaccaaagttttgaagaaggactaattccaatttttagtgaaagttaagggataaaaacatatttaaccctattttaaataatactgATAAATCTTTACTTTATCGGCTAAAAAGATGGAAGATAGGAAGAAGAAATAAAcagttaaaaaattatgaacaacAAATATGAATGGTGGAAACagaatacatgataaatagttTAGTACCTTAAAAGCATTGTATCATGGCATATCTGTCCCTGCACAATAATGCTGATGCAATTGACTGTGGAATTTGGATTTTGGACACATTATGGTGAAGGGTCACAgaaaattttgacattttttgaAAGTGTAGCTGGCATTAACATTTATATTCTGACCTTTTGTTTTGGTTCTTGCAGATCGCAAATTCTAGTAGTGGGAACAtttttagtttgtttccttCTACTGATCAATGTGATGGCTCTGCAACTTTGCAGGCTTAGCCATTACCTAGGTTGATGATGATTCGATTGCACATGCAATATAATTAAACagaaattaattatgtttttgtttccaaaatttggaatatatttgactttaattttttaaaattttaaaagatacagtttcacttttttttaatttattattcagAAACTAAGAATagtttataaatcaatttttttttcaaatttagtgTCTAGAGATTggaaatatgtttatttaaattttaagcaGTAAAGtagctttttaattttaaatttagaggAGTAAAATTGTTCAGCTCAAATTCTGTGAGTTAAAACTAtgattaagagaaagaaatatttgaCTCATTAAGGACGTACAAACCAAATTTGAATAACTGtactttataataattaaatgataaatcAATGGGAGCACaaataaagtttattaaaagaaaaaagacaagCTGAATTGAGGTCATTGATAGTTTGTACCCACAGATTTCATTGTTCTAAtggaaattttattgttaaaacgTGTGGCTTTTAGTTTCAATTATTGGAATTTAGTAGTGCTGTGTAATAATACAttaattgaagaataatttgttaccaattaaaacattaacactaaaagttattaaaaccaaagacaaaaaatatGCTTTTGATTGAGAAAATTCTTTGTCATTTAtgtcttaacaaatattttaaaatatcacgACCCTTAATTACAATTGAGTCCATTTATGTACCTTTATTAATTAGTTAGTAAATGGGAATTAAGGTATAGTGTGCATTACCTTTTGTATGCCTATCAAATTATGATCCAAAATCCAGCTTtaagagaaaattttcaatacatatttataagtttaatcAAAAAGATATTACAacaatttacaattttaattaacttaagAAAGTATTTcatattatgtttaattttaaactttttctaTAACAAGTAATGtatataacatttattaataatttttgtccTTTTACATAAAGTCTACGTAAGAAACAAAAATGAGTTTTTTACTGacaaatatttatgatatttaaaataaatattaattataattaatgtgatTTAAAGTATAATGTATATTTAGTAAGTTTTTAACTTATGCATTAAATATACAGGAATATTTGTCTCTTTtcacatatttaatttatcgtaataattaaagttaatttaaattcatattttaatt
Protein-coding sequences here:
- the LOC108343344 gene encoding probable receptor-like protein kinase At2g42960, whose amino-acid sequence is MSANNSLHVELSKKTSFLGLKLWVLIGIGVGAFIVLILCALSVWVMFRRKSRRSLDKFSLSQIPHVSKDIRVDKVGVQTSYDQAESVAIPVHDKASENNSDKFLVHLRKSKSSDADNISQCSSVYHHERGFSSMSGEEGSSGTVKKQSTLAFGGVITASPLVGLPEISHLGWGHWFTLRDLELATSRFSPENVIGEGGYGVVYRGRLINGSEVAVKKILNNLGQAEKEFRVEVEAIGHVRHKNLVRLLGYCVEGVHRLLVYEYVNNGNLEQWLHGAMSQQGILTWEARMKVITGTAKALAYLHEAIEPKVVHRDIKSSNILIDTEFNAKVSDFGLAKLLDSGESHITTRVMGTFGYVAPEYANTGLLNERSDIYSFGVLLLEAVTGRDPVDYSRPANEVNLVEWLKMMVGTRRAEEVVDSRLEVTPSTRALKRSLLVALKCVDPEAEKRPKMSQVVRMLEADEYPFREDRRNRKSRTASMEIESLKDISGPSDAEKVKGSEGHAPETTQA